From a region of the Luteibaculum oceani genome:
- the hppD gene encoding 4-hydroxyphenylpyruvate dioxygenase, whose amino-acid sequence MENKLAELHKDHDPATDFLPINGTDYVEFYVGNAKQAAYYYQAAFGYQPLAYAGPETGVKDRASYCLQQGKIRLVLTTSLDPNSEISEHVRKHGDGVKVLALWVDDATHSFNATTERGAKAHAKPEVQEDKDGRVVTSAIHTYGETIHRFVERKDYNGPFLPGYEKWDAKPLAKPVGLKYIDHCVGNVELGKMNEWVKFYEDVMGFKLLITFDDEDISTEYTSLMSKVVSNGNGYIKFPINEPADGLKKSQIEEYLDFYHGAGVQHIAIATDDILSTVGELRNRGIEFLYVPDTYYDDLIERVGKIDEDIDDLKKLNILVDRDEEGYLLQIFTKPVEDRPTLFYEIIQRKGAKSFGKGNFKALFESIEREQARRGNL is encoded by the coding sequence ATGGAAAATAAATTAGCAGAATTACACAAAGACCACGACCCAGCAACTGATTTTTTACCCATAAATGGTACCGACTACGTAGAGTTTTACGTTGGTAACGCCAAGCAAGCTGCTTACTATTACCAAGCTGCATTTGGATATCAGCCATTGGCATATGCCGGGCCAGAAACTGGGGTAAAAGACAGAGCTTCATACTGCCTGCAGCAGGGTAAAATTAGATTGGTTTTAACAACGAGTTTAGACCCAAATAGCGAAATATCTGAACACGTAAGAAAACATGGCGACGGTGTAAAAGTACTTGCACTGTGGGTGGATGATGCTACGCACTCTTTTAATGCAACCACTGAAAGAGGTGCTAAAGCGCATGCAAAACCAGAGGTACAAGAAGATAAAGATGGAAGAGTGGTTACCTCGGCCATCCACACCTATGGAGAAACCATTCACCGCTTTGTAGAGCGAAAAGATTACAACGGACCATTTCTTCCAGGTTACGAAAAGTGGGACGCAAAGCCACTTGCCAAACCAGTTGGATTAAAGTACATCGACCACTGTGTTGGGAATGTAGAGCTTGGAAAAATGAACGAATGGGTGAAATTCTACGAAGATGTAATGGGCTTTAAACTGCTTATTACTTTCGATGATGAAGATATTTCTACCGAATACACCTCGCTTATGTCTAAGGTGGTTTCTAATGGTAACGGATACATTAAGTTTCCTATCAATGAGCCAGCCGACGGACTGAAAAAATCTCAAATTGAGGAATACCTTGACTTCTACCACGGAGCGGGTGTACAACACATTGCAATTGCAACCGACGACATTCTTTCTACGGTTGGAGAACTTAGAAACAGAGGAATAGAATTCCTTTATGTTCCCGATACCTATTACGATGATTTAATTGAGCGTGTAGGAAAGATAGACGAGGATATCGACGATCTTAAAAAGTTAAACATCCTTGTGGATAGAGATGAGGAAGGATACCTGCTTCAGATCTTTACCAAGCCAGTAGAAGATAGACCTACTCTTTTCTACGAAATTATTCAGAGAAAAGGAGCTAAGTCTTTCGGAAAAGGGAACTTTAAAGCCTTATTTGAATCTATAGAAAGAGAACAAGCAAGAAGAGGGAACTTGTAA